In one window of Mycobacteriales bacterium DNA:
- a CDS encoding CAP domain-containing protein, which yields MQLRSLSVAVLAAILLVPVSGTAAHALGTSSVSTVQSTFKNSAVQKAKRSAWASRVPQTGAVTAPTPVASYADRVLTLTNRERTSRGLRALSFSGCADGYADSWARSLAKAGVLSHQPLAPILTACRARAVGENVAYGNHTPEQLVQRWMASPGHRANILTAGFTHLGVGDVTTSTGRVYAVQVFLTL from the coding sequence ATGCAGCTTCGCTCACTGTCGGTAGCGGTACTCGCCGCGATCCTGCTCGTGCCGGTCAGCGGCACCGCCGCCCATGCCCTCGGAACCTCCTCGGTCTCCACCGTGCAGAGCACCTTCAAGAACTCCGCGGTGCAGAAGGCCAAGCGGTCGGCGTGGGCCAGCAGGGTGCCGCAGACCGGGGCGGTGACCGCGCCGACGCCCGTCGCCAGCTACGCCGACCGGGTGCTGACCCTCACCAACCGTGAGCGCACCAGCCGCGGCCTGCGCGCCCTGTCCTTCTCCGGATGCGCCGACGGCTACGCCGACAGCTGGGCCCGTTCGCTGGCCAAGGCGGGGGTCCTGTCCCACCAGCCGCTCGCGCCGATCCTGACCGCCTGCCGCGCCCGCGCCGTGGGCGAGAACGTCGCCTACGGCAACCACACCCCGGAGCAGCTCGTCCAGCGATGGATGGCCTCGCCCGGCCACCGGGCGAACATCCTCACCGCGGGCTTCACCCACCTGGGCGTCGGCGACGTCACGACCTCCACCGGCCGCGTCTATGCCGTCCAGGTGTTCCTCACCCTGTAG